Proteins encoded by one window of Martelella endophytica:
- a CDS encoding YybH family protein, with translation MSDEQAIRDVIADMQAAWNRGDFASYMEGFANPDVIFVSRGRIQKDWQATLDHYIADYGGAPGSQGALAFSDIRIEMLSEDAAQLISNYALTRSAGSQRGVNTRLMRKRSGRWVIALNHVSAQE, from the coding sequence ATGAGCGACGAACAGGCCATCCGCGATGTCATCGCCGACATGCAGGCCGCGTGGAACCGCGGCGATTTCGCCAGCTATATGGAAGGTTTCGCCAATCCGGACGTGATCTTCGTCTCGCGCGGACGCATCCAGAAGGACTGGCAGGCGACGCTCGACCACTATATTGCCGATTACGGCGGTGCGCCGGGTTCGCAAGGCGCGCTCGCCTTTTCCGATATCCGCATCGAGATGTTGTCCGAAGACGCGGCCCAGCTCATCAGCAATTATGCGCTGACCCGGTCGGCGGGCAGCCAGCGCGGGGTCAACACGCGGCTGATGCGCAAGCGCTCCGGCCGCTGGGTGATCGCGCTCAACCACGTTTCGGCGCAGGAATAG
- a CDS encoding ABC transporter permease — protein sequence MTNGRRPAWRQTVARALPAIAAVLVLLVLWELYARLSGIRPTTLPAPSRIAVQAWANRATLIDNTIPTIKATLIGFSLSLAAAFVLSVLLDFSKLMRQALIPLFIISQTLPLVAIAPLVVLWLGFGLLPKILLVALVTFFPMLVAWLRGFGASEPEIEDLLYSMGATRFGVFHRARLPAALPYFFAGFRISITYAVVGAIFAEYAGAAKGLGIYILNAKNSFRPDLVLAAVFISAGLTLVLFGATVLVERLLVRWRPVND from the coding sequence ATGACGAATGGACGCCGCCCCGCGTGGCGGCAGACTGTAGCGCGTGCCCTGCCCGCCATTGCGGCGGTGCTGGTGTTGCTCGTGCTCTGGGAACTTTATGCCCGGCTCTCCGGCATCCGCCCGACGACGCTGCCCGCGCCAAGCCGCATCGCCGTGCAGGCCTGGGCGAACCGCGCAACGCTTATTGACAACACCATTCCGACGATCAAGGCGACGCTCATCGGCTTTTCGCTGTCGCTTGCCGCGGCCTTCGTGCTTTCCGTGCTGCTCGATTTCTCGAAGCTGATGCGGCAGGCGCTGATCCCGCTGTTCATCATCAGCCAGACGCTGCCGCTGGTGGCGATTGCACCGCTGGTGGTGCTCTGGTTGGGCTTCGGTCTGCTGCCGAAGATCCTGCTCGTCGCCCTCGTCACCTTCTTTCCGATGCTGGTCGCCTGGTTGCGCGGCTTCGGCGCCAGCGAGCCGGAGATCGAGGACCTGCTCTATTCGATGGGCGCCACCCGGTTCGGCGTGTTCCACCGCGCCCGGCTTCCCGCAGCGCTCCCCTATTTCTTCGCCGGCTTCCGCATCTCGATCACCTATGCCGTGGTCGGCGCGATCTTTGCCGAATATGCGGGCGCCGCGAAGGGTCTCGGCATCTACATCCTGAACGCCAAGAACTCGTTCCGTCCGGATCTCGTGCTCGCCGCCGTTTTCATCTCGGCCGGACTGACACTCGTCCTCTTTGGCGCGACGGTGCTGGTGGAACGGCTTCTCGTGCGCTGGAGGCCGGTCAATGACTGA
- a CDS encoding ABC transporter ATP-binding protein, which produces MTDMRLSVSGLTKSFDGLNVLDGLSLDVAPGSFVSLLGPSGAGKSTLFKILTGAEKGDGGAVRFDGAPLSFPNTHFAFMPQRDALMPWRRLIDNVTLGLEVQGMKRREAREKVEPLFETFGLAGFERHYPQALSGGMRQRAALMRTVVQQRDMLLLDEPFGALDALTRTAMQRFLEGVWEKERWTALLITHDVREAVYLSDRIYVLSRRPAKVIEAFDVDLPRPRHLADLAGARAREIENQILETLLAEEDR; this is translated from the coding sequence ATGACTGACATGCGCCTTTCCGTCTCAGGCCTGACCAAATCCTTCGACGGGCTGAACGTGCTCGACGGGCTTTCGCTCGACGTCGCGCCCGGTTCCTTCGTCAGCCTTCTCGGCCCTTCCGGCGCCGGCAAATCGACCCTTTTCAAGATCTTGACCGGCGCCGAGAAGGGGGATGGCGGCGCGGTCCGTTTCGACGGCGCGCCGCTTTCCTTCCCCAACACCCACTTCGCCTTCATGCCCCAGCGCGACGCGCTGATGCCATGGCGCCGGCTGATCGACAATGTCACGCTCGGCCTCGAAGTGCAGGGCATGAAGCGGCGGGAGGCCCGCGAAAAGGTCGAACCGCTGTTCGAAACCTTCGGCCTTGCAGGCTTCGAGCGCCACTACCCGCAAGCGCTTTCCGGCGGCATGCGCCAGCGTGCGGCGCTGATGCGTACCGTTGTGCAGCAACGCGACATGCTGCTGCTCGACGAGCCCTTCGGCGCGCTTGATGCGCTGACCCGCACCGCCATGCAACGCTTTCTCGAAGGCGTCTGGGAAAAGGAGCGCTGGACCGCGCTGCTGATCACCCATGACGTTCGCGAGGCCGTTTACCTCTCCGACCGGATCTACGTGCTTTCGCGCCGCCCGGCGAAGGTGATCGAAGCCTTCGACGTCGACCTGCCGCGTCCGCGCCACCTTGCCGATCTGGCAGGCGCACGGGCCCGCGAAATCGAAAACCAGATCCTTGAAACATTGCTTGCCGAAGAAGACCGGTAG
- a CDS encoding cation:proton antiporter, with protein sequence MDLAILIAISAGIIAVIGLSEPLAGRLNLPYTVILAAMGIAIGVGATFLWQTNLTNALNPLALAILNLPIRASFFLNVLLPLLVFQVALNIDIRRMLDDWVPILVLAVLAVVVAMLAVGFALYPVAHLPLAACLLIGAIVSTTDPSAVVSIFKATPSPQRLARIVEGESLLNDAAAIALFALFLGFVTVNEADPKIGEALGSFPWIAGAGALAGILIGRAAVEIIARMPTFPRGQMSISIAIPPLTYILAEYLSASGVIAVVAAGLTINLHMTARFTPALNALLRDTWDLLAHWAGSLIFILAAILIPKLLSDFEPFDLLLIGLVVGAALVARAVILFGLLPLLTLLKLSPKIEAPYCAAILWGGLRGAVTLALALAVTENSNVPGDIRHQVGLLATGFTLFTLIVQGTTLRWIIAKLKLDQLSPLDIALSNQVIAVALQSVRERVAETARDLALTREIVRDEAKRFAERLDKAVEQTDTTEQLQDRDRVTLGLVALAAHERDTVLEAYHDQIISANLAERLVIGADHIIEATRTSGRAGYRAAGRRTYITGKGFRAATLLHNYLGIGRPMARMVEDRFEVLVSYGMILPQLTMFIDDRILRIHGRRVAELLHELLNRRLDETRQELERLRLQFPGYAEDLERRLIRRTTLQLEEREYDALTEDGLIGPELRATLGTDIEKRRAQLNNRPVLDLKRQVADIIMDFPAFTDFDDRERKLLRRRVRTVYAAPGQQILRRESSAREVWYIASGTVNVITDGVRIRMTDGHIFGQFSVLAKRRRPIQVSAITDCTLLTLDEHTFRRFLSREGAFRRAVIESAAKRGVILPPEIFDMPPEDMTASVRAILIQSGSLRLKNLKANKALAADENAGSSAAAE encoded by the coding sequence ATGGACCTTGCGATTCTGATCGCAATCTCTGCCGGAATTATTGCCGTGATCGGCCTCAGCGAGCCGCTCGCGGGCCGTCTTAACCTGCCTTACACCGTGATCCTTGCCGCCATGGGCATCGCCATCGGTGTTGGCGCCACCTTCCTGTGGCAGACGAACCTCACCAATGCGCTGAATCCGCTGGCGCTTGCGATCCTCAACCTGCCGATCCGGGCGAGCTTCTTCCTGAACGTTCTGCTGCCGCTCCTGGTGTTCCAGGTGGCCCTCAATATCGATATCCGGCGAATGCTTGACGACTGGGTTCCGATTCTGGTGCTGGCCGTGCTCGCCGTGGTGGTGGCGATGCTTGCCGTCGGGTTCGCCCTCTATCCGGTTGCCCACCTGCCACTTGCCGCCTGCCTGCTGATCGGCGCGATCGTTTCGACCACGGATCCGTCCGCGGTCGTCTCGATCTTCAAGGCCACCCCCTCGCCGCAGCGGCTTGCGCGCATCGTCGAGGGCGAAAGCCTTCTGAACGATGCCGCGGCGATCGCCCTGTTCGCGCTGTTTCTCGGCTTCGTCACCGTCAACGAGGCCGATCCGAAGATCGGCGAGGCGCTCGGCTCCTTTCCCTGGATCGCCGGCGCAGGTGCACTCGCCGGCATCCTGATCGGCCGTGCCGCCGTGGAGATCATCGCCCGCATGCCCACCTTTCCGCGCGGGCAGATGTCGATCTCGATCGCCATTCCGCCGCTCACCTATATTCTGGCCGAATATCTGTCGGCGTCCGGCGTCATCGCCGTGGTGGCCGCGGGACTGACCATCAACCTGCACATGACGGCGCGGTTCACGCCGGCGCTGAACGCGCTTCTGCGCGACACCTGGGACCTGCTCGCCCACTGGGCCGGATCGCTGATCTTCATTCTCGCCGCGATCCTGATTCCGAAACTCCTTTCGGATTTCGAGCCCTTCGATCTTCTGCTGATCGGTCTTGTCGTGGGCGCGGCTCTCGTCGCGCGCGCGGTCATCCTGTTCGGCCTGCTGCCGCTGCTGACGCTGTTGAAGCTGTCGCCGAAGATCGAGGCGCCCTATTGCGCCGCAATCCTCTGGGGCGGGCTCAGGGGCGCCGTCACGCTGGCGCTGGCGCTGGCAGTCACCGAAAACAGCAACGTGCCGGGCGACATCCGCCATCAGGTGGGGCTGCTCGCCACGGGCTTTACGCTGTTCACGCTGATCGTTCAGGGAACGACGCTGCGCTGGATCATCGCCAAGCTGAAACTTGACCAGTTGAGCCCGCTCGACATCGCGCTTTCCAATCAGGTGATCGCGGTCGCGCTGCAGAGCGTGCGCGAACGCGTGGCCGAGACCGCGCGCGATCTGGCGCTGACCCGCGAGATCGTCCGCGACGAGGCCAAGCGTTTCGCCGAGCGGCTGGACAAGGCTGTGGAACAGACCGACACCACCGAGCAGTTGCAGGACCGCGATCGCGTGACCCTTGGCCTGGTGGCGCTCGCCGCGCACGAACGCGACACGGTGCTGGAGGCCTACCACGATCAGATCATTTCTGCGAACCTGGCCGAGCGTCTGGTGATCGGCGCCGACCACATCATCGAAGCGACGCGCACGAGCGGCCGCGCCGGCTATCGCGCTGCCGGCCGCCGGACATACATCACCGGCAAGGGCTTTCGGGCCGCGACGCTGCTGCACAACTATCTCGGCATCGGCCGGCCGATGGCACGCATGGTCGAGGACCGGTTCGAGGTGCTGGTTTCCTACGGGATGATCCTGCCGCAGCTGACGATGTTCATCGATGACCGCATCCTGCGCATCCATGGCCGTCGCGTGGCCGAACTGCTGCACGAACTGCTGAACCGCCGCCTGGACGAGACCCGGCAGGAGCTCGAGCGACTGCGCCTGCAGTTTCCGGGCTATGCCGAAGACCTCGAGCGCCGGCTTATCCGCCGCACCACGCTGCAGCTCGAGGAACGCGAATATGACGCGCTCACCGAGGACGGTCTGATCGGCCCTGAACTGCGCGCGACCCTCGGCACCGATATCGAGAAGCGGCGCGCGCAGCTCAACAACCGACCTGTGCTCGACCTCAAGCGGCAGGTTGCCGACATCATCATGGATTTCCCCGCCTTCACCGACTTCGACGATCGCGAGCGCAAGCTGCTGCGGCGGAGGGTCCGCACCGTCTATGCGGCGCCCGGACAGCAGATCCTGCGGCGGGAAAGCTCGGCCCGCGAAGTCTGGTACATCGCGTCGGGAACGGTGAACGTGATTACCGATGGCGTGCGCATTCGCATGACCGACGGCCACATCTTCGGTCAGTTCTCGGTTCTGGCGAAGCGGCGCCGCCCCATCCAGGTTTCGGCGATCACCGACTGCACCTTGCTGACGCTCGACGAACACACCTTCCGCCGCTTTCTTTCCCGTGAAGGCGCCTTCCGCAGGGCGGTGATCGAAAGTGCGGCCAAGCGCGGCGTCATCCTGCCGCCGGAGATCTTCGACATGCCACCCGAGGACATGACCGCATCGGTCCGCGCGATCCTCATCCAGTCCGGTTCGCTGCGGCTGAAGAACCTGAAGGCGAACAAGGCCCTCGCGGCCGACGAGAATGCCGGATCATCGGCCGCAGCGGAATAG
- a CDS encoding ABC transporter substrate-binding protein: MILSAIGLTLAGQAIAAEPVTVALDWTPNTNHVGLYVAEAQGYYDDAGLDVTILPYSDTSAGTLVANGVAGFGVTGPIELITQRSAGADVKGVYAIVQHETGRLVFNADRDDIQSPKDLDGMIFAGFGGIWNQIVSDMIKNDGGKGEFETVTLGTSSYEALANGQVDFTLDIETWEGVAAELEGLEQRAFRYADYGVPDQQTTMLVSSDDYLDANPETARAFLAATLKGFQFAADHPDEAADILIEANPSVLTNADLVHGSMKTLVDGHYLVAEDGTIGTIDAEKFDKLGAYLMQSGTLIDENGDTLSEKPDLSAYFTNDSLPE; this comes from the coding sequence ATGATCCTCTCCGCCATCGGCCTGACGCTCGCAGGCCAGGCAATCGCCGCCGAGCCCGTCACCGTCGCGCTCGACTGGACGCCGAACACCAACCATGTCGGCCTCTATGTCGCTGAGGCGCAAGGCTATTACGACGATGCCGGCCTCGACGTGACCATACTGCCCTATTCGGATACCAGTGCCGGCACGCTGGTCGCCAATGGCGTTGCCGGCTTCGGTGTCACCGGGCCGATCGAACTGATCACCCAGCGCAGCGCCGGCGCCGACGTCAAGGGCGTCTATGCCATCGTCCAGCACGAAACCGGCCGCCTGGTGTTCAACGCCGACCGCGATGACATCCAGTCGCCGAAGGATCTCGACGGCATGATCTTCGCGGGCTTCGGCGGGATCTGGAACCAGATCGTCTCCGACATGATCAAAAATGACGGCGGCAAGGGCGAGTTCGAGACCGTGACGCTCGGCACTTCGTCCTATGAGGCGCTCGCCAACGGCCAGGTGGATTTCACCCTCGATATCGAAACCTGGGAGGGCGTTGCCGCCGAACTCGAGGGCCTTGAGCAGCGCGCCTTCCGCTATGCCGATTACGGCGTTCCGGACCAGCAGACGACCATGCTCGTCTCTTCCGACGACTATCTCGATGCCAATCCCGAGACCGCCAGGGCCTTCCTCGCCGCCACGCTGAAGGGTTTCCAGTTCGCGGCCGACCACCCGGATGAGGCCGCCGATATCCTGATCGAAGCCAATCCCTCGGTGCTGACCAATGCCGACCTCGTCCACGGTTCGATGAAAACGCTGGTCGACGGCCATTACCTGGTCGCCGAGGACGGCACGATCGGCACCATCGATGCCGAGAAATTCGACAAGCTCGGCGCCTACCTGATGCAATCCGGCACGCTGATCGACGAGAACGGCGACACGCTCTCCGAAAAGCCGGACCTCTCGGCCTATTTCACCAACGACTCTCTGCCGGAGTAA
- a CDS encoding GntR family transcriptional regulator, whose translation MSLGDVIASQLEEQVINGSIPAGAKLDETAIATRFSVSRTPVREALHILCGRGLADRVAYKGVVVTRISPVRIDEMFEAMAELEAVCGRLACHRMTMSERAELEALHHEMEGLAEADDGSAYEALNTRFHTLIFAGCHNTDIIASAEALRLKLAPFRKYQLSEAGRRKRSSLEHRQIVDAILDQNPAATESALRRHLISAAREVVLRRQRLDATTTGEVE comes from the coding sequence ATGAGCCTCGGGGACGTCATCGCCAGCCAGCTCGAGGAACAGGTGATCAATGGCAGCATTCCGGCGGGCGCGAAGCTCGATGAAACCGCCATCGCAACACGCTTCTCCGTATCCCGCACCCCGGTGCGCGAGGCGCTGCACATTCTCTGCGGTCGCGGTCTCGCCGACCGTGTCGCCTACAAGGGTGTTGTCGTCACCCGCATCTCGCCGGTGCGGATCGACGAGATGTTCGAAGCGATGGCCGAACTCGAGGCTGTCTGCGGGCGGCTTGCCTGCCACCGCATGACGATGAGCGAGCGGGCCGAACTCGAGGCGCTGCATCATGAAATGGAAGGTCTTGCCGAGGCCGATGACGGCAGCGCCTACGAGGCGCTGAACACCCGGTTCCACACGCTGATCTTCGCCGGCTGCCACAACACCGATATCATCGCCTCCGCCGAAGCGCTGCGGCTGAAGCTTGCGCCATTCCGCAAGTACCAGCTCAGCGAAGCCGGCCGACGCAAGCGGTCCTCGCTCGAGCACCGGCAGATCGTCGACGCCATTCTCGACCAGAACCCGGCCGCGACCGAAAGCGCGCTGCGCCGACATCTGATCTCGGCCGCGCGCGAGGTTGTTCTGAGACGGCAGCGTCTTGACGCCACGACCACGGGAGAGGTCGAATGA
- a CDS encoding TenA family protein codes for MAKPDIKVTDGPFSAHVWEVIAPIRKAIDELPLLKELADGSLSGDVFLHYIQQDMLYLKEYSRALAIIAAKAPESEQMLRFLDSSKRAILVEQGLHSDFLKTFGISPEDLDGAAASPSGFAYINFLMNVVQSSSYAVGVAAILPCFWIYWDVGVRIKAMEKTPGNPYQAWIDTYGDPEFAEGARAVIAFADEAATLASAAEYQQMLDVFTRAAQYEWMFWQSATERETWRV; via the coding sequence ATGGCAAAACCGGATATCAAGGTCACCGACGGCCCGTTCAGTGCCCACGTCTGGGAGGTGATCGCCCCGATCCGCAAGGCGATCGACGAACTGCCGCTCCTGAAGGAACTGGCCGATGGCAGCCTCTCGGGTGACGTCTTCCTGCACTACATCCAGCAGGACATGCTGTATCTGAAGGAATATTCCCGCGCGCTGGCGATCATCGCCGCGAAGGCGCCGGAGAGCGAGCAGATGCTGCGCTTCCTCGACTCCTCGAAGCGGGCGATCCTCGTCGAACAGGGTCTGCATTCGGATTTTCTGAAGACCTTCGGCATATCCCCGGAAGACCTCGATGGCGCAGCCGCCTCGCCGAGCGGGTTTGCCTACATCAACTTCCTGATGAATGTGGTGCAATCGTCGTCCTATGCCGTCGGCGTCGCCGCGATCCTGCCATGCTTCTGGATCTACTGGGACGTCGGTGTCCGCATCAAGGCGATGGAGAAGACCCCGGGCAACCCCTATCAGGCCTGGATCGACACCTATGGCGATCCGGAATTCGCCGAGGGCGCCCGCGCCGTCATCGCTTTCGCTGACGAGGCGGCGACGCTTGCCTCGGCGGCCGAATATCAGCAGATGCTCGACGTCTTCACCCGCGCCGCGCAATATGAGTGGATGTTCTGGCAGTCGGCGACAGAGCGCGAGACCTGGCGCGTGTGA
- a CDS encoding gamma-glutamyltransferase family protein produces the protein MAFTTRPELRGTFGAVSSTHWLSATVGMSILEKGHTAFDAAVAAGFVLQVVEPHLNGPGGEVPIIVTPAGADKPVVISGQGPVPAKATIEHYRGLGLDIIPGTGMLAACVPGAFGAWLTLLRDYGTAELEDVLSPAIYYAEHGHPLVPRIANTIASMRPLFETHWPTSAETYLPGGKAPEAGKLFRNPELAALYGELLKQAKKAPTREARIQAALDFWYRGPVAETIADFCATQDVWDVSGRHHRGLITADDMANFIPQIEVPVSTTYEDYEVFKCGPWSQGPVLLQMLNILKGTDIASVDPMGPDFVHLVVETAKLAMADRESWYGDGGDVPIATLLSDDYATARRALIGTEASMEVRPGTPDGRNPPMPPHRKVGTIAQPGLGGGEPTVAKEKKLPNDAAGEPTLTREGAQRGDTVQVSAVDRWGNMVSATPSGGWLQSNPTIPGLGFCLTTRAQMFWLEEGLNSSLKPGVRPRTTLTPSTVFRDGLPYMAFGTPGGDQQDQWQLIMFLRHVHAGMNLQEAIDAPSFHTDHLPSSFWPREINLGAVTIEGRYGAETRAELARRGHKLTIGDDWSEGRLSAVAREMDGTSLLLKAGANPRGVQGYAVAR, from the coding sequence ATGGCATTTACCACCAGACCTGAACTCAGAGGCACCTTCGGTGCTGTCTCGTCCACGCACTGGCTTTCTGCCACGGTCGGGATGTCGATCCTCGAAAAGGGCCACACAGCCTTTGACGCGGCGGTTGCTGCCGGTTTCGTGCTGCAGGTGGTGGAGCCGCATCTGAATGGTCCCGGCGGCGAAGTGCCGATCATCGTCACGCCGGCGGGTGCCGACAAGCCGGTGGTCATTTCCGGTCAGGGCCCCGTTCCGGCGAAGGCAACGATCGAACATTATCGCGGCCTCGGCCTCGACATCATCCCGGGCACCGGCATGCTCGCCGCCTGCGTTCCCGGCGCCTTCGGCGCCTGGCTGACGCTGCTGCGCGACTATGGCACGGCCGAGCTCGAAGACGTGCTGTCGCCGGCGATCTACTATGCCGAACACGGCCACCCGCTGGTGCCGCGCATCGCCAACACCATCGCCTCCATGCGGCCGCTGTTCGAAACCCACTGGCCCACCTCGGCGGAGACCTACCTCCCCGGCGGAAAGGCACCGGAAGCCGGCAAGCTGTTTCGCAACCCGGAGCTTGCTGCGCTCTATGGCGAGCTTCTGAAGCAGGCGAAGAAGGCCCCGACCCGCGAAGCCCGCATCCAGGCCGCACTCGATTTCTGGTATCGCGGCCCGGTCGCCGAGACGATTGCGGATTTCTGTGCGACCCAGGATGTCTGGGACGTCTCCGGCCGGCATCACCGTGGCCTGATCACCGCCGACGACATGGCTAATTTCATCCCGCAGATCGAGGTACCGGTTTCCACGACCTATGAAGACTACGAAGTCTTCAAATGCGGTCCGTGGTCGCAGGGCCCCGTCCTGCTGCAGATGCTGAACATCCTCAAGGGCACCGATATCGCCTCGGTCGATCCGATGGGCCCGGATTTCGTGCACCTCGTCGTCGAGACCGCGAAGCTTGCCATGGCCGACCGCGAGAGCTGGTATGGCGATGGTGGCGACGTGCCGATCGCGACGCTGCTTTCCGACGACTATGCCACTGCCCGCCGCGCCCTGATCGGGACCGAAGCCTCGATGGAGGTCCGCCCCGGCACGCCGGACGGCCGCAATCCACCGATGCCGCCGCACCGCAAGGTCGGCACGATCGCCCAGCCGGGCCTCGGCGGCGGCGAACCGACCGTTGCCAAGGAGAAAAAGCTGCCGAACGATGCGGCCGGCGAGCCGACGCTGACGCGCGAGGGCGCCCAACGCGGCGATACCGTGCAGGTCTCGGCCGTGGACCGCTGGGGCAACATGGTTTCGGCGACCCCTTCCGGCGGTTGGCTGCAGTCGAACCCGACGATCCCCGGTCTTGGCTTCTGCCTGACGACACGGGCGCAGATGTTCTGGCTCGAAGAAGGGCTCAACTCGTCGCTGAAGCCTGGCGTGCGCCCGCGCACCACGCTGACGCCCTCGACCGTCTTCCGTGACGGCCTTCCCTACATGGCCTTCGGCACGCCGGGTGGCGACCAGCAGGACCAGTGGCAGCTGATCATGTTCCTGCGCCATGTCCATGCCGGCATGAACCTGCAGGAGGCGATCGACGCCCCCTCCTTCCACACAGACCACCTGCCGAGCTCCTTCTGGCCGCGCGAGATCAATCTCGGCGCCGTCACCATCGAAGGACGCTACGGCGCGGAAACCCGCGCGGAACTTGCCCGCCGCGGTCACAAGCTCACCATCGGCGACGACTGGTCGGAAGGCCGGCTTTCGGCGGTGGCGCGAGAGATGGACGGCACATCGCTGCTGCTGAAGGCGGGGGCAAACCCGCGCGGCGTGCAGGGCTATGCGGTCGCCCGCTAG